The Myxococcota bacterium genomic sequence TGAACCCGATGGAGCTCGCCGAGGCTTTCCGCGTCTTGATCGATGACGAGGGAATGACGCAGGACGAAGTCGGTCGACGCGTCGGTCTCGATCGTTCGAGTGTGGCGAATCACCTACGACTTCTGGAGCTGCCGCACGAGATCCAGCAAGATCTGATCGATCAGAGACTTACGATGGGCCACGCGAAGGCCATTCTGCAGGTGCCCGGGAGCCAGCGCATGATGGTCCGCGACCAGGTCATTCGCACCGGTCTGTCGGTGCGCGCCGCGGAGGAGCTGGGTCGCCGCGCTGCGTCATCGGCTCCGCGTCATCCACGTCCGGGGCCGGTGCGCGATCTCCATGTCGCCGACCTCGAGGAGCAGCTGCGCAAAGTCATGCAGACCAAGGTCCGCATCATCGGCCGGCGCGCGCGCGGCCGGATCGAGCTGCACTACTTCGGCGAGGGCGAGCTCGATCGCTTGTCCGAGCGCTTGCTGGGAGAACTCACGTGAAGCAGGACCTCCAGACCTTTCTCGACAGCGGCACCTCGTTCGAGGGCAAGATCTCGTTCACCGGCGCGGTCCGGATCGACGGGCACTTCCGCGGCACCGCGAGCGCCGACGGGACGCTCGTGGTCGGCGAGACGGGCACGATCGACGCGAAGCTCGAGGTGCGCGAGCTGCTCGTGCTCGGCTCGGTGGTCGGCGAGGTCACCGCGAAAGAGCGCGTCGAAGTCGGCCCGAATGGCCGTCTGGACGGGATCGTGCGCACGCCGCGCATCAAGGTCGTCGACGGCGCCCAGATCAGCGCGAAGATCGAAATGGGTGAAGGAGCGCGGCGGGGCTGAGCGGCGTCGAGGGCGCTCACAGCAGCGAAATGTGGCGCCCCGAGTTGATTGACTTGGGTGCCTCCTTTGCCAATATTCGCGGCGCCTTGCGGGAGGGATGCGTCGACGGCCCCTCCCCTGGGCACAGGTGCGCCAAAGGGAGATTGCTTGTCCGCTCACGGGAACAAGTTGCTCGGGGTGTCGCTCGCCGGCGGGCTGACCGCCGCAGTGACTGCGCTGCCTTCGGTGGCCTCGGCGGCGGACCTCAACCTGCTCCCCCACTGGCCGCAGGTCGCGATCAACATCGTGGTCTTCGGGCTCTTGATCTACCCGGTGAATCGCCTGCTGATCCAGCCGCTGCTCCGGCTGGTGGAGGAGCGCGAGCTGCGCACGGCGGGGGCGGTGGCCGACGCCGGTCGGCTCGACTCCGACGTCGGCGCGCAGCGCGCGCGCCTCGAGGCAGAGCTCGCCGAAGGACGCACGCGCGCCCAGGCACGTCGCGCCGCGATCCTGGCCGACGGCGAGACCCAGGAGCGCGCGCTGCTCCAGGCCGCCTCGCGCGACGCCGCCAGCACGATCGAGACCATGCGCGCCGCCGTGAGCGCGGACCTCACCGCCGCGCGCGCGGCACTCCAGGACGAGGCGCGGGCGCTGGCCAACGAGGCGGCCACCCGGCTGCTCGGCAGGCCGCTGTGATGCGCCTGCGCGGGCTCGCCACCGCCGCACTCACTCTGGCTGCCCGCGCAGCGTTCGCTGCCGAGCACGCCGAGCACGCGGCTCACGAGCACGCGCCGGACTACAGCCTGCTGGTCTTCCACTCACTCGGGCTCGCGATCCTGATCGGCGTGCTGGTGTATTTCGCGGGCCCGCCGCTCAGAGCGTTCCTGAGCGACCGCAGTGACAACCTGCGCCGCCAGCTCGAGCAGGCCAAGGCCGCGCTCCAGCGCGCCGAGGCCGCCAACGCCGAGATCTCCGCGCGGCTGGC encodes the following:
- a CDS encoding ParB/RepB/Spo0J family partition protein; the protein is MATRKGLGRGLSALIPPPAPAPVTPPPQAAAPSDSSDASSAPLYIAVARIAPNPGQPRKVFRESELATLAASIREQGVLQPLVVRRRGDGYELIIGERRWRASQLAGLDEVPAVILDATDRQVVEMALVENVQRADLNPMELAEAFRVLIDDEGMTQDEVGRRVGLDRSSVANHLRLLELPHEIQQDLIDQRLTMGHAKAILQVPGSQRMMVRDQVIRTGLSVRAAEELGRRAASSAPRHPRPGPVRDLHVADLEEQLRKVMQTKVRIIGRRARGRIELHYFGEGELDRLSERLLGELT
- a CDS encoding polymer-forming cytoskeletal protein; this translates as MKQDLQTFLDSGTSFEGKISFTGAVRIDGHFRGTASADGTLVVGETGTIDAKLEVRELLVLGSVVGEVTAKERVEVGPNGRLDGIVRTPRIKVVDGAQISAKIEMGEGARRG
- a CDS encoding ATP synthase F0 subunit B — its product is MSAHGNKLLGVSLAGGLTAAVTALPSVASAADLNLLPHWPQVAINIVVFGLLIYPVNRLLIQPLLRLVEERELRTAGAVADAGRLDSDVGAQRARLEAELAEGRTRAQARRAAILADGETQERALLQAASRDAASTIETMRAAVSADLTAARAALQDEARALANEAATRLLGRPL
- a CDS encoding ATP synthase F0 subunit B, with protein sequence MRLRGLATAALTLAARAAFAAEHAEHAAHEHAPDYSLLVFHSLGLAILIGVLVYFAGPPLRAFLSDRSDNLRRQLEQAKAALQRAEAANAEISARLARIAGENEALVREAADVAELERERAVQRARAAAERVREEAKRAADQEIERARAALQAEAAKLAVTLAGELVKSSLTPDDERRMVGEFVARIGEPS